One Neovison vison isolate M4711 chromosome 2, ASM_NN_V1, whole genome shotgun sequence genomic window carries:
- the CCN1 gene encoding CCN family member 1, whose amino-acid sequence MSSRTARTLAFAVTLLHLARMALSTCPAACHCPQEAPKCAPGVGLVRDGCGCCKVCAKQLNEDCSKMQPCDHTKGLECNFGASSTALKGICRAQSEGRPCEYNSRIYQNGESFQPNCKHQCTCIDGAVGCIPLCPQELSLPNLGCPNPRLVKVTGQCCEEWVCDEDGAKDPMDDRDGLLGKGLAFDASEVELTRNNELIAVGKGGSLKRLPVFGTEPRILYNPSLHGQKCIVQTTSWSQCSKTCGTGISTRVTNDNLECRLVKETRICEVRPCGQPMYSSLKKGKKCSKTKKSPEPVTFTYAGCSSVKKYRPKYCGSCVDGRCCTPQQTRTVKMRFRCEDGETFSKNVMMIQSCKCNYNCPHANEAAFPFYRLFNDIHKFRD is encoded by the exons ATGAGCTCCCGCACCGCCAGGACGCTCGCCTTCGCCGTCACCCTTCTCCACTTGGCCAGGATG GCGCTCTCCACCTGCCCCGCCGCCTGCCACTGCCCGCAGGAGGCGCCCAAGTGCGCCCCAGGAGTCGGGCTGGTCCGGGACGGCTGCGGCTGCTGTAAAGTCTGCGCCAAGCAGCTCAACGAGGACTGCAGCAAAATGCAGCCCTGCGACCACACCAAGGGACTGGAATGCAATTTCGGTGCCAGTTCCACCGCTCTGAAGGGGATCTGCAGAG CTCAGTCAGAGGGCCGACCCTGTGAATACAACTCCAGAATCTACCAAAATGGGGAAAGTTTCCAGCCCAACTGTAAACATCAGTGCACATGTATCGATGGCGCCGTGGGCTGCATTCCTCTGTGTCCCCAAGAACTCTCTCTCCCCAACTTGGGCTGTCCCAACCCCCGGCTGGTCAAAGTCACCGGGCAGTGCTGCGAGGAGTGGGTCTGTGATGAGGACGGTGCCAAGGACCCCATGGACGACAGGGATGGCCTCCTGGGCAAGGGGCTGGCCTTCGATGCCTCAGAAGTGGAGTTAACCAGGAACAATGAATTGATCGCCGTCGGAAAAGGTGGCTCCCTGAAGCGGCTCCCAG TTTTTGGAACGGAACCTCGAATCCTATACAATCCTTCTTTGCATGGCCAGAAATGCATTGTCCAGACCACTTCATGGTCCCAGTGCTCCAAGACCTGCGGCACGGGCATCTCCACACGAGTCACCAATGACAACCTTGAGTGCCGCCTGGTGAAGGAGACCCGGATTTGCGAAGTGCGGCCTTGTGGCCAGCCGATGTACAGCAGCCTGAAA AAGGGCAAGAAGTGCAGCAAGACCAAGAAATCCCCCGAACCTGTCACGTTTACTTACGCCGGCTGTTCGAGCGTGAAGAAGTACCGGCCCAAGTACTGCGGCTCATGCGTGGACGGCCGGTGCTGCACGCCCCAGCAGACCCGCACCGTGAAGATGCGCTTCCGCTGCGAGGACGGGGAGACGTTTTCCAAGAACGTCATGATGATCCAGTCCTGCAAGTGCAACTACAACTGCCCGCATGCCAACGAGGCGGCCTTTCCCTTCTACAGGCTGTTCAACGACATTCACAAATTTAGGGACTAA